One window from the genome of Leptospira broomii serovar Hurstbridge str. 5399 encodes:
- a CDS encoding class II aldolase/adducin family protein, whose product MNIDKAKKLVRDTGIRLLKAGLIARSWGNISQRIDEDHFVITPTGRTYEDLRPDEIVRVNRHDLTHVGRIKPSYEKGLHAAAYELRSDIGAVIHTHQLQASVVAAAHREVPILDTEMKKIIGGPVYCTSYSLPGTKKLIRMAIEALDRSGSKAVLLANHGTLCIGKDMEDAFNVALVLERVCKKFIEQEFLKISGKRSASREAIREWYVQNFGVEAKT is encoded by the coding sequence ATGAACATCGATAAGGCAAAAAAACTCGTTCGTGATACGGGAATACGATTACTGAAAGCCGGTCTGATCGCAAGAAGCTGGGGAAATATCAGCCAGCGAATCGACGAAGACCATTTTGTCATCACTCCGACAGGGAGAACTTACGAAGATTTAAGACCGGACGAAATCGTTCGGGTAAACAGACACGACCTGACCCACGTAGGTCGAATCAAACCATCCTACGAGAAAGGGCTTCACGCAGCGGCTTACGAACTTCGATCCGATATCGGCGCAGTCATTCATACGCATCAATTGCAAGCCTCAGTCGTTGCAGCCGCCCATCGCGAAGTCCCTATTCTGGATACTGAGATGAAGAAAATTATCGGAGGACCGGTTTACTGCACATCTTATTCCTTACCGGGAACCAAAAAACTGATCAGAATGGCAATCGAAGCATTAGATCGTTCCGGCAGTAAGGCCGTGCTTCTTGCAAATCATGGAACGCTTTGTATCGGAAAGGATATGGAAGATGCGTTTAATGTGGCTCTAGTTTTGGAGCGGGTCTGCAAAAAGTTCATCGAGCAGGAATTTTTAAAGATCTCCGGAAAAAGAAGTGCAAGTCGTGAAGCGATACGCGAATGGTACGTGCAAAATTTCGGAGTTGAGGCAAAGACATGA
- the rplQ gene encoding 50S ribosomal protein L17: MNKRNKVKHLNREKGHRDALINNMITSLFKYERIESTQAKLKVVRSHAEKIITRAKKNLGDVAPEIKLHNKREVLKRVKDRNIVTKLFEDIAVRFANTNGGYTRILKLVNRPSDNSEVGILELTNRKDRPTLLKEIREKREVFSDEKKAKAAKEAPPKKEKAPKKVAAEKKKTTAAPKKKAAAKPKKKK, from the coding sequence ATGAATAAAAGAAATAAAGTAAAGCATCTTAACCGCGAAAAAGGTCATAGAGATGCTTTGATCAATAATATGATCACGAGTCTTTTTAAATACGAAAGGATCGAATCTACCCAAGCAAAATTGAAGGTGGTTCGTTCTCACGCAGAAAAGATCATTACTCGTGCAAAGAAAAATTTAGGCGATGTTGCGCCCGAGATAAAACTTCATAACAAACGTGAAGTTTTAAAAAGAGTGAAAGATCGTAATATCGTAACTAAACTTTTCGAGGATATTGCCGTTCGTTTTGCGAACACGAACGGAGGATATACGCGGATTCTTAAACTCGTAAATCGCCCATCCGATAATTCAGAGGTCGGAATATTAGAGCTAACGAACCGTAAGGATCGCCCGACCCTTCTCAAGGAAATTCGGGAAAAACGCGAAGTTTTTTCCGACGAAAAGAAAGCTAAGGCCGCTAAAGAAGCTCCTCCTAAAAAGGAAAAAGCTCCTAAGAAAGTAGCAGCAGAGAAAAAGAAAACAACTGCTGCTCCCAAGAAAAAAGCCGCAGCAAAACCTAAGAAAAAGAAATAA
- a CDS encoding nuclear transport factor 2 family protein, which produces MKLMLLKPLSIIALIIINIQTVSAKDNKKEAFNKRIVLEFYEAAINRKDYDRAANFLGTRYIQHNQAAADGKDGLRKFLTFLKEKFPNSRSEIKKVFTDGDYVILHVHAVRIPGTKGIAIIDIFRIQDGKITEHWDVHEDISATPVNDNGMF; this is translated from the coding sequence ATGAAACTCATGTTACTCAAACCTTTATCCATCATCGCTCTTATTATTATCAACATTCAGACCGTTAGCGCAAAAGATAACAAGAAGGAAGCCTTTAATAAACGAATTGTTTTAGAATTTTACGAGGCGGCGATTAATCGAAAGGACTACGATCGAGCTGCGAATTTTTTAGGAACTCGATACATCCAACATAACCAAGCGGCCGCCGATGGAAAAGACGGACTCAGGAAATTTCTTACTTTCTTAAAGGAAAAATTTCCGAATTCCCGTAGTGAAATTAAGAAAGTTTTCACCGACGGAGATTACGTAATCTTACACGTACATGCCGTTCGTATACCGGGGACGAAAGGCATCGCAATCATAGATATATTTCGCATCCAAGATGGAAAGATCACGGAACATTGGGATGTTCACGAGGATATTTCCGCAACTCCTGTCAACGATAACGGAATGTTTTAA
- a CDS encoding cellulase family glycosylhydrolase: MKSRLILTLFLSFITYVSGNCSPTANSSLPLLSYLSGKQFDGLISNQLNRSLSLSSNLHNLDYVDTSDEINVIIGEKSYAGQTDKIFIDGLGREVYFRGFNISGNAKLAQHGFKPFQNETDADIALGRLGQTTGANMIRFNIAWEGTHPAVDTIDYAYLDSIIAQIRKATQKKLYILLDFHQDLFSRNLFNKNSWYTGNGAPAWIISGGSYPSEYCGIICASWSQNNLTNEAIRRAFRNFWNDSTLNTSLGTRTMQEEFLWQLGQTAAYLKSQLTPGEFAYILGIDPFNEPVDGGMQGLTPAQWDNQKLWPFYNKVRQNLNQNGWDSKLVYAEPLVFWNTNIGAIAPATGGGHLTTLPGPGFVFNSHFYDAARMGTDLTGIDNATYFKYLDDIRKESRFEQTPVFLSEFGMWLKGVGAKDTPRMISAVYQAMEISDGQQTAKTRYADFYNPVVSGTEWHWDYYYNNHHEYMNGNTSKLITSKDAWNNEDFSVVGNYGTTFNVDNYTIQRAYPRRSQGQILSFYYNTVGFDSWKNVFEWGGIRAESSGPTYFSDKRFIIVIWKGRKSEAPTEIFLPPHFSTQDVILITDKRVYNKGVPTSIQNENAEAILVQDRNRQNGSGNLLILWDDLADGEDSDTSIHFAIAVDAANVSFSDSVLLNLQNSLKTKIQANNQSPVYMTGKMTYSGYPSE; the protein is encoded by the coding sequence ATGAAGTCCCGATTGATTCTTACCCTTTTCCTTTCGTTTATTACCTATGTCAGTGGCAATTGCAGTCCTACCGCAAATTCATCGCTCCCGCTCCTATCTTATCTTTCCGGCAAGCAATTTGACGGTTTGATATCAAATCAATTAAACCGATCGTTGAGTCTTAGCTCCAATCTTCATAATTTAGATTATGTGGATACGAGCGATGAAATAAACGTTATTATAGGGGAAAAATCGTACGCCGGTCAGACAGACAAAATATTCATAGACGGTCTCGGTCGAGAAGTTTACTTCCGCGGCTTTAATATCTCCGGAAACGCTAAGCTGGCCCAACATGGCTTTAAACCCTTCCAAAACGAAACCGATGCAGATATCGCGCTAGGAAGATTAGGCCAGACGACAGGGGCAAATATGATTCGATTTAATATCGCATGGGAAGGGACTCACCCTGCGGTGGATACGATAGATTATGCTTATCTGGATTCAATTATCGCGCAAATTCGGAAGGCCACCCAAAAGAAACTTTATATTCTTCTGGATTTCCATCAGGATTTATTTTCAAGGAACCTATTTAATAAAAACTCCTGGTATACCGGAAACGGAGCCCCGGCTTGGATTATCTCCGGCGGATCCTATCCGTCAGAGTATTGCGGAATTATTTGCGCCAGCTGGAGTCAAAACAATCTGACCAACGAAGCCATTCGTAGAGCGTTCAGAAATTTCTGGAACGATTCGACTTTAAACACTTCGCTTGGGACTCGAACAATGCAGGAAGAATTTCTTTGGCAGCTCGGACAGACCGCCGCATATTTAAAATCCCAACTCACGCCCGGGGAGTTCGCTTATATTCTTGGAATAGACCCTTTTAATGAACCTGTGGACGGAGGAATGCAAGGGTTAACGCCTGCACAATGGGACAATCAAAAACTTTGGCCCTTTTATAACAAAGTTCGACAAAATTTAAATCAAAATGGATGGGATTCTAAACTGGTCTACGCAGAACCATTAGTTTTTTGGAATACGAATATAGGAGCCATCGCACCTGCAACAGGTGGCGGACATTTGACAACGCTTCCAGGGCCGGGATTTGTTTTCAATTCTCACTTTTATGACGCTGCGCGAATGGGAACCGATCTTACCGGAATTGATAATGCCACATATTTTAAATACCTGGATGATATTCGAAAAGAATCTAGATTCGAACAAACACCGGTTTTTCTTAGCGAATTCGGAATGTGGCTTAAAGGGGTCGGAGCCAAAGATACGCCTAGAATGATTAGCGCGGTTTACCAGGCCATGGAAATTTCCGACGGTCAACAAACCGCAAAAACTCGATATGCGGACTTCTATAATCCCGTTGTTTCGGGGACGGAATGGCATTGGGATTATTATTATAATAATCACCACGAATATATGAATGGCAATACTTCTAAATTGATCACTTCCAAGGACGCTTGGAATAACGAAGATTTTTCAGTCGTGGGAAATTACGGAACGACTTTCAATGTGGACAATTACACGATTCAGCGGGCTTATCCGAGAAGATCCCAAGGACAAATTTTAAGTTTTTATTATAATACCGTCGGATTCGATTCGTGGAAGAACGTATTCGAGTGGGGAGGAATCCGAGCCGAATCGTCCGGACCGACTTATTTTTCGGATAAGAGATTTATAATAGTAATCTGGAAAGGAAGAAAATCCGAAGCGCCGACTGAAATTTTTCTACCTCCTCATTTTTCAACGCAAGATGTTATTCTAATAACGGACAAACGAGTCTACAATAAAGGCGTGCCGACTAGTATTCAAAATGAGAACGCCGAAGCGATCCTGGTTCAGGATCGAAATAGACAAAACGGCTCCGGAAATCTTTTAATTCTCTGGGATGACTTAGCGGACGGGGAAGATTCGGACACTTCGATTCACTTTGCAATCGCAGTCGATGCAGCCAATGTTTCTTTCAGCGACAGCGTACTGCTCAATCTTCAGAACAGTTTAAAAACTAAAATTCAGGCAAATAACCAAAGCCCTGTCTATATGACCGGCAAAATGACTTACAGCGGATATCCGTCCGAGTAA
- a CDS encoding class II aldolase/adducin family protein, whose product MKFPESPLELQTVLPQFIKEGILSKGGCASIKIGQSVWITPKKADLLALGKKSKNGFFEIPLVDAQVFPRDVPEEAAAHVALYLARPEFRVIIHSTQENILTCSMAGETVRPFLDDMAQIVGPNAKIVSLNSEKKTFKELVAAIKRRNAVLLKGNGAFCAHGTIDDVHAVCQVLEKTCKAYVDSRILGGGKPVPRLEAEAIRFVYQRKYSKQAEKNR is encoded by the coding sequence ATGAAATTTCCGGAGAGTCCGTTAGAATTGCAGACTGTTCTACCTCAATTCATTAAGGAAGGTATCTTATCAAAGGGAGGATGTGCCAGCATTAAAATCGGGCAAAGCGTTTGGATTACGCCCAAGAAGGCGGATTTGCTCGCTTTAGGTAAAAAAAGTAAAAACGGATTCTTCGAAATCCCCTTAGTCGATGCACAGGTTTTTCCTAGAGACGTGCCGGAAGAAGCCGCAGCTCACGTCGCTCTCTATTTAGCAAGACCCGAGTTTAGAGTGATCATTCATTCGACACAAGAGAATATTCTTACTTGCTCCATGGCTGGAGAAACGGTTCGCCCTTTTTTAGATGATATGGCCCAGATTGTCGGACCTAACGCGAAAATCGTCTCGCTCAATTCCGAAAAGAAAACATTTAAGGAATTAGTCGCCGCCATTAAAAGACGAAATGCAGTTCTCCTTAAAGGGAACGGAGCCTTTTGCGCACACGGAACAATAGATGACGTACATGCGGTATGCCAAGTTTTAGAAAAAACCTGTAAGGCATATGTAGACTCCAGAATACTAGGAGGCGGAAAGCCGGTACCTAGGCTGGAGGCCGAAGCGATCCGATTCGTTTATCAAAGAAAGTATTCCAAACAAGCCGAAAAAAATCGTTAA
- a CDS encoding aspartate aminotransferase family protein — MATGFSISKYPDTQEIYRQLKALISQPIRSVKKDELQTYLNNYYEKKCTRSKAMIQEASQYIPGGVQHNLAFNYPFPLVFTKAEGAYLHDLDGNKYIDFLQGGGPTVLGSNPKSVREKVVQLLNSTGPVTGLFHEYELRLAEKIVEHMPSVQMFRMLGSGTEACMASIRVARLATGKKNIVKMGGAYHGWSDQLAYGIRIPGTRHFEAHGIPKHIFKYTQEFYPNDLNSLEKVLKRNRWRGGTAAVLIEPVGPESGTRPLDFDFNKGVRELCDKYGALLIFDEVVTAFRIGMSGAQGYFGVSPDLTVFGKVVAGGYPSAGGLGGKREFMKYLSAGLQSGTKKALIGGTMAANPLSSAAGYFTLCEIEKQKACEKSGRAGDRITVGLQKLIKKYDLPFVAFNQGSICHLETVGTMLLEIDIKKFWKIKKTIHEAHERKKAMEEMGAAYMAEGLVTLAGSRLYTSASDTDAVVDEALKRFEKVFQKVEGVPAKK; from the coding sequence ATGGCTACCGGCTTTTCGATATCCAAATACCCTGATACTCAGGAAATATATCGCCAACTCAAGGCACTCATTTCGCAACCGATTCGTTCGGTGAAAAAAGACGAGCTGCAAACCTATTTAAACAACTATTATGAAAAGAAATGTACCCGTTCAAAGGCGATGATTCAAGAGGCTTCCCAATACATTCCTGGAGGAGTTCAGCACAATTTAGCGTTTAATTACCCCTTTCCTCTCGTATTTACCAAAGCGGAAGGAGCATACCTCCACGATCTCGACGGAAACAAATACATCGACTTTCTGCAAGGTGGAGGTCCTACGGTTTTAGGCAGCAACCCAAAATCGGTTCGGGAAAAGGTCGTCCAGTTATTGAATAGTACCGGTCCCGTAACGGGTCTCTTTCACGAGTATGAGCTTCGACTAGCCGAAAAGATCGTCGAGCATATGCCTTCCGTACAAATGTTTCGGATGCTCGGTTCAGGTACGGAAGCTTGTATGGCATCTATTCGAGTCGCACGACTCGCCACAGGAAAGAAAAATATAGTTAAGATGGGCGGAGCGTACCACGGCTGGAGCGACCAACTTGCCTACGGTATTCGTATTCCAGGCACGCGTCATTTCGAAGCGCATGGAATTCCCAAGCATATCTTTAAATATACTCAAGAGTTTTACCCGAACGATCTAAACTCGCTGGAAAAAGTTCTAAAAAGGAATCGTTGGAGAGGCGGGACTGCCGCCGTTTTAATCGAGCCCGTCGGCCCGGAGAGCGGTACGCGACCGTTAGATTTCGATTTTAATAAAGGAGTTCGCGAGCTCTGTGATAAGTATGGCGCTTTATTAATTTTTGATGAAGTCGTAACTGCTTTTCGAATCGGAATGAGCGGCGCCCAAGGATATTTCGGAGTTAGTCCTGATCTTACCGTTTTCGGAAAAGTAGTAGCGGGCGGTTATCCTTCCGCGGGCGGTCTCGGTGGAAAAAGGGAATTCATGAAATATCTATCTGCCGGACTCCAAAGCGGAACGAAGAAAGCATTGATAGGCGGTACGATGGCGGCCAACCCTTTAAGCTCGGCGGCCGGCTATTTCACTCTTTGTGAAATTGAAAAACAAAAAGCCTGCGAAAAATCCGGAAGAGCAGGAGACCGAATTACTGTCGGTTTACAAAAACTGATAAAGAAATACGATCTACCTTTCGTTGCGTTTAATCAAGGATCTATCTGTCATCTGGAAACGGTCGGAACCATGTTGCTCGAAATCGATATAAAGAAGTTCTGGAAAATCAAGAAAACGATTCACGAAGCGCACGAAAGAAAGAAAGCGATGGAAGAAATGGGCGCCGCGTATATGGCGGAAGGACTCGTAACATTAGCGGGAAGTCGTCTCTATACAAGTGCTTCGGACACTGACGCGGTAGTCGACGAGGCTCTAAAACGTTTTGAAAAAGTGTTTCAGAAAGTAGAGGGAGTTCCGGCAAAGAAATAA
- a CDS encoding SpoIIE family protein phosphatase has protein sequence MEDKKELLTDRIASSGPVTINRIRFGLVVLFLGSLAASWAQSSLLQNAAYLLGTCTLAGFAIANLFYLRRNGTIPVRLGMASILADVITLGITMFVASWTDRDMSSGVIRQLVLYAINMIFIVYSGLLLSPNFVLWTGFLCAFCQGIVILNSGLMGVEFTEDEIKVLSPGYASISEQALKLVFLVVVAYITKSVIVIFRLIGAVEEEYANTLEEKVKERTREVTGKMDEIQALKIQQDGDYYLTSLLSKPLTTNWNTSIEVSTTFYIEQKKKFIFKNRESELGGDICISGNLLFGSNKEKWIVFLNGDAMGKSLQGAGGAIVLGTAVNNIMARSASHGRVLEMKPEDWIHQTYRELDDIFRTFDGMMMASVILGLINEKTGRILFFNAEHPWPVLYRDGRASFLVRETSTWKLGSPIDGKFKIQESKLMDGDVIYIGSDGRDDISLSEDGIHWRMNEDETIFLRIVEEAKGEIDGIADRLHSFGVISDDLSLMRIGFKEQISTDHPKYSQAISKYSEARRSLQQRETVKAVSLLKEAWTIAPTFKEPARLLGQVYYDRKDYVNAIKWFEKYLSLNSNSQNIWFVVSLCYKHIKDFKKAAEAAEAVRISQPHRFANLINLADNYRLLGDFEKSRDILQRAKEISEDNALVEKLEELLDGKGH, from the coding sequence ATGGAAGATAAAAAGGAGCTATTAACGGATCGAATAGCTTCTTCGGGACCTGTTACGATCAATCGAATCCGCTTCGGTCTTGTTGTTTTATTTTTAGGTTCCCTGGCAGCGTCCTGGGCCCAAAGCTCCTTACTGCAGAACGCCGCTTACTTACTCGGAACCTGTACTTTAGCAGGCTTTGCAATCGCTAATCTTTTTTATCTACGTAGAAATGGAACGATTCCTGTCCGACTTGGCATGGCTTCTATTCTTGCCGATGTCATCACTCTAGGCATTACGATGTTCGTCGCATCTTGGACGGATCGAGACATGTCCTCGGGAGTGATTCGACAACTAGTTTTATATGCCATTAATATGATCTTTATCGTATATTCAGGACTTTTACTATCGCCGAATTTCGTTCTTTGGACTGGGTTCCTTTGCGCTTTTTGCCAGGGAATCGTAATCTTAAACAGCGGCTTAATGGGAGTGGAATTTACCGAAGACGAAATAAAAGTTTTATCGCCCGGATACGCGTCCATTTCCGAACAAGCGTTAAAGTTGGTTTTTTTGGTCGTAGTCGCGTACATAACCAAAAGTGTAATCGTAATTTTTAGGTTAATCGGAGCAGTAGAAGAGGAATACGCAAATACTCTAGAAGAGAAAGTAAAGGAACGTACTAGAGAGGTAACGGGCAAAATGGACGAGATCCAAGCCTTGAAAATACAGCAAGACGGCGATTATTACTTAACATCGTTGTTAAGTAAACCTCTTACCACAAACTGGAACACTTCGATAGAAGTCAGCACCACGTTCTATATCGAACAGAAAAAGAAATTCATATTTAAAAATCGGGAATCGGAACTTGGAGGCGATATATGTATCAGCGGAAATCTTCTCTTCGGATCGAATAAGGAGAAATGGATCGTATTTCTAAACGGAGATGCGATGGGCAAATCCCTGCAAGGTGCCGGAGGTGCTATCGTTCTTGGAACTGCAGTTAACAATATCATGGCAAGATCCGCAAGTCACGGCAGAGTCTTAGAAATGAAGCCAGAAGATTGGATACATCAGACATATAGGGAATTGGATGATATCTTCCGAACTTTCGACGGAATGATGATGGCATCCGTCATTCTCGGATTGATCAACGAAAAAACCGGAAGGATCCTTTTCTTCAACGCCGAACACCCATGGCCGGTTCTTTATAGAGACGGAAGGGCCTCGTTTTTAGTAAGAGAAACATCGACCTGGAAATTAGGCTCTCCGATCGACGGCAAATTTAAAATTCAAGAGTCGAAGCTCATGGATGGGGACGTTATATACATAGGTTCGGACGGCCGCGATGATATCAGCTTGTCGGAGGACGGAATCCATTGGCGGATGAATGAGGACGAAACTATTTTCCTGCGAATCGTCGAAGAAGCTAAAGGAGAAATCGACGGTATAGCGGATAGACTGCACTCCTTCGGAGTCATATCGGACGATCTATCCTTAATGCGTATCGGTTTCAAGGAACAAATTTCCACCGATCATCCGAAATATTCACAAGCGATAAGTAAATACTCAGAGGCGCGAAGAAGTTTACAACAACGTGAAACCGTAAAAGCGGTGTCTTTATTGAAAGAAGCTTGGACAATCGCACCTACGTTCAAAGAACCCGCTCGCCTGCTAGGCCAAGTATACTATGATCGGAAGGATTATGTAAATGCGATCAAATGGTTCGAAAAATATTTATCGTTAAATTCGAATTCTCAAAATATCTGGTTCGTCGTTTCCTTATGTTATAAACATATAAAAGACTTCAAGAAAGCAGCGGAGGCAGCCGAAGCGGTTCGAATCTCGCAGCCTCATAGATTCGCAAACTTAATCAACCTAGCGGATAATTACCGATTGCTAGGAGACTTTGAAAAATCGAGGGATATCCTGCAAAGAGCAAAAGAGATCAGCGAGGATAACGCTCTAGTCGAAAAACTAGAGGAACTTTTGGACGGAAAAGGTCATTGA
- a CDS encoding MFS transporter yields MADNQVKVYGYRWIVLALYSLITAIIQIQWLTFASIARDAKQFYGVTSFEVDLLSMIFLAVFVVMAIPASYIIDTYGIRIGIGIGAAIAGSLGLLKGLYAEDFRVVIVCQIGLAIAQPFIINAVTKVSVLWFPINERATAVALGTLAQFVGIIIVMIGTPLLIGGDHPELSRIPEAVLIYGIASFIGAVLFLVFIKERPPTSPSIHGEDTRIKVFAGLKHILRQKDMRKALLLFLIGLGIFNALSTCIDQICESKGLNVEQTGLVGGVMLISGIIGGVIFPPISDAIGKRQPFLVVSMIGFLPGILLLTFGTEYSVLLIGSFLIGFFLLGAGAPIGFQYCAEITSPAPESSSQGLLLLIGQISGIGFIVGLNVIGSIEFMKVFVALSLFNIILTFFLKESPMMDWSTKEKSSVLHK; encoded by the coding sequence ATGGCTGATAACCAAGTAAAGGTTTATGGATACAGATGGATTGTTCTTGCACTGTATTCTTTGATTACTGCAATCATCCAAATTCAATGGCTTACCTTCGCGTCGATTGCTAGGGATGCGAAACAATTCTACGGGGTCACGTCATTCGAAGTCGATTTACTCTCTATGATCTTCTTGGCAGTGTTCGTCGTAATGGCGATACCTGCATCCTATATCATCGATACGTATGGTATAAGAATCGGCATTGGAATTGGCGCCGCAATCGCCGGATCCCTCGGGTTGTTAAAAGGATTGTATGCGGAAGATTTCAGAGTAGTCATCGTATGTCAGATCGGTTTAGCAATCGCTCAACCTTTCATCATTAACGCGGTTACAAAAGTAAGTGTGCTCTGGTTCCCGATAAATGAACGAGCCACCGCTGTTGCATTAGGTACATTAGCTCAATTCGTAGGAATTATAATCGTAATGATCGGCACTCCTTTGCTGATAGGAGGCGACCATCCGGAACTATCTAGAATTCCGGAGGCAGTTTTAATTTACGGAATCGCTTCTTTTATAGGAGCAGTTCTATTTCTTGTTTTTATAAAAGAAAGACCTCCGACATCGCCGAGTATTCACGGAGAAGACACTAGAATTAAAGTATTTGCAGGGCTCAAACATATCCTTCGGCAAAAAGATATGCGAAAAGCGCTGTTACTCTTCCTTATCGGCTTGGGAATCTTTAATGCATTGAGTACCTGCATAGATCAAATCTGCGAAAGCAAAGGTTTAAATGTGGAACAAACGGGACTCGTCGGCGGAGTTATGCTTATCTCGGGGATTATCGGAGGAGTCATATTTCCGCCCATCTCAGATGCGATCGGAAAACGCCAGCCGTTTCTTGTCGTGTCGATGATCGGATTCTTGCCCGGAATTCTACTCCTCACATTCGGAACGGAGTATTCTGTTTTGCTAATAGGGTCTTTCTTAATCGGGTTTTTCTTGCTAGGCGCAGGGGCCCCTATCGGTTTTCAATATTGCGCCGAAATTACGTCCCCGGCCCCTGAATCCTCTTCGCAAGGCTTATTATTATTAATAGGTCAAATTTCTGGAATAGGCTTTATCGTAGGTTTAAACGTTATCGGCAGCATAGAATTTATGAAGGTATTCGTTGCTTTATCGCTATTTAATATAATTTTGACCTTCTTTTTGAAAGAATCTCCGATGATGGACTGGTCGACAAAGGAAAAAAGTTCCGTATTACACAAATGA
- a CDS encoding TetR/AcrR family transcriptional regulator: MPTKYYSETFERIPEEKRNRILSVAIAEFANRGFTSANTNTIARKAGISVGSLFKYFETKEDFFLTAVGHGINQLERTLEKVMEEKNDLFGKIENILRIIQRHSRENQDIIRLYNEMTSEGNSDLIRRLSSELESVSARIYTSLLSKAKKDGIIAKDIEEDIFAFCLDNLFMTLQFSYASEYYRERMKIYLGSNIFDQDEKVIEGLMKFIRRALAIS; the protein is encoded by the coding sequence ATGCCAACGAAATATTATAGCGAGACATTTGAACGGATACCGGAAGAGAAACGGAACCGGATTCTTTCGGTCGCAATTGCCGAATTTGCGAATCGCGGTTTTACGAGCGCAAACACCAATACGATCGCTCGGAAAGCGGGAATCAGCGTAGGCTCTCTATTTAAGTACTTCGAAACAAAGGAAGATTTCTTTTTAACAGCGGTAGGCCACGGAATCAATCAACTTGAGCGAACTCTGGAAAAAGTCATGGAAGAGAAAAACGACCTTTTCGGGAAGATCGAAAATATTCTTCGCATTATTCAACGACATTCCAGGGAAAACCAGGATATCATTAGGCTTTATAATGAGATGACTTCCGAAGGGAATTCGGATTTAATTCGCCGTCTTTCATCCGAGTTGGAAAGTGTTTCGGCCAGAATTTATACTTCATTACTATCCAAGGCAAAGAAAGACGGAATCATCGCCAAAGATATTGAAGAGGATATTTTTGCGTTCTGTTTGGATAATCTTTTTATGACGCTGCAATTTTCGTACGCGTCGGAATATTATAGGGAAAGAATGAAAATTTATCTCGGATCGAATATTTTCGATCAAGATGAGAAAGTCATAGAAGGTCTGATGAAATTCATTCGTAGAGCATTAGCGATAAGTTAA
- a CDS encoding nuclear transport factor 2 family protein, translating into MSAEENKELMKRIFSGLEKGDGKPLLLSLSNDFSWTIIGSTAWSKTYRGRKTVRTELLDPLFSRFADLYTNSAHRFIAEGEYVVVECRGRVTTKSGLPYNNTYCWVVKIEDGRLKELTEYLDTELLTKALGEP; encoded by the coding sequence ATGAGCGCTGAAGAAAATAAAGAACTGATGAAGCGAATTTTTTCAGGATTAGAAAAAGGTGATGGCAAACCTTTGTTGCTTAGTCTTTCGAATGATTTTTCTTGGACTATCATAGGTTCGACGGCCTGGTCAAAAACATATCGAGGAAGAAAGACGGTGCGTACCGAACTTCTCGATCCTCTTTTTTCACGATTTGCGGATCTATATACGAATAGTGCGCATCGCTTCATTGCGGAAGGCGAGTATGTGGTAGTTGAATGCAGGGGACGTGTGACCACTAAGAGCGGTTTACCTTACAATAATACGTACTGCTGGGTCGTGAAAATCGAGGATGGCAGGTTGAAAGAATTAACCGAATATCTAGATACGGAACTCTTGACTAAAGCGTTAGGTGAGCCGTGA